DNA sequence from the Burkholderia pyrrocinia genome:
GGTGTCGATGTCCTCGCTCACGCAAGCCGCAGCGAGCGCTGCCAGGTCACTCGCCCCGCTCCATGGGCGCGGCGCGCAATGCGCGAGCAGTTCGCCGAGCAGATGGCCGAACGCACGGACCTCCAGCCGTTCGAGCCGGGTGCCATGCCGTGCATCGCTCGTGTCGTAGAACGATGCCGCACCGAAGTCGCCCAGCAGCGCGCCGCCCTCGCCGTCGTGCAGGATGTTGTGCGCATACAGGTCGCCGTGCATGATGCCGCGCGCGTGCAGATGGCGTGCGGCCGACGCGATGCCGTGTGCGATCCGCACGGCCTCTTCCGGCTCGAATCGCGCGTCGGCCGCATACACGTCGCGCGTGCAGGTTGCGAAGCTCGGCGGCCCGGCCAGGTTCGCGAGCGCCGGATCGACCAGTTCCATCACGAGGCCGTGCGTGCCGTCCGGATGACCGCGCACCTTGCCGATCACCGGGATCACGTTCGGGTGGCGGCCGGCGTGCAGGCACGCGGCCATTTCACAGTCGGGCAGCCCGTCGCTCGTCACCGCGCCCTTGAACAGCTTGACCGCGACCGCGCGCGGCGCATGACCGTCCGCACGCCATTGCGCGCGGTAAATGACGCCCGACGCGCCTTCGCCCAGCTTCTGCTCGCACGAGAGCGACGCCCAGTCGACGTCCGCGACCTCCGGCCCGGCCGACGCCGCGGCTTCCGGCGCGGCGCTGAACGGATTGCCTGAGTATGCGAGCCACGCAAGGCGCGGCAGGCGCGGCAACCAGTCGGGCAGTTCGTCCAGCCGGTTCGCCGACAGGCGCACCAGTTCGAGCGCACGGCATGCGGCCATTTCGGCAGGCAGCGCGCGCAGCCGGTTGCCCGCGAGCATCAGCTTCTGCAATCGCGAGCAGCCGCCGATCTCGGCGGGCAGTGCATCGATTTCGTTGTCGGTGAGGATCAGCCAGCGCAGCGCGCGCGGCAGCGATCCGTGCGGCACCGTGCGAATCCGGTTCGCCTTGAAGCCGATCATGTCGAGCTGCGCACACGCGCCGAGCACCTCGGGGAAGGCGGTGAAGCGGTTGCCCGACGCGAACAGGATGCGCAGGCGGTGCAGCCGCGACAGGTCGTCGGGCAGCGCGGCGAGCGCATTGCCGGACAGGTCGAGCACTTCGAGCGTGTCGGCCAGATCGAAAATCTCGCGCGGAAATTCGGTCAGCCCGCACGCGAGCTTGAGTTGCCGGGCGCCCGACAGTTGTCCGGCCTGCAGTTGTTCGAGAGTGGTGGTCACTGGGAGAAAACGGGTTGCGGTTGCGATGATCGTCGGACCGATCGCCCGAATTCTACCGGGATCGCTTTCTCGCACACCGCAACCGTGTCATACCCCCTTCACAAACGCGCAATGTGACGCTAGAATTGCGCCCCTTGCAGTGCAGTGCCGACGTGGTGAAATTGGTAGACACGCTATCTTGAGGGGGTAGTGGCGAAAGCTGTGCGAGTTCGAGTCTCGCCGTCGGCACCAGATGATGCGGTTTCTCCGCGTTTCGAGCATTTTCAAAAACCCGCGACAGCGCATGGCCTCGCGGGTTTTTTGTTTTTATCGCGCTCGACGACACGATGCCGATGCAAGCCCGGCGCGCACCGGGAAATTCAACGCGGGACGGATCTGCCCCAAGCACCTCGGCACACCCCGCTACGCCAGCAACAGAAAATTGCGAACGACCGCCGACGGCTCGTCGCATCGCGACGCAATGGCCAGCCTTGCACGCAGCGCATTACCCGCGAACGGCCGATAGACGACCCCGGCGACCTGCACCTGCGTAATCGCCTTCGGCACGACCGACACGCCCAGTCCGGCCGCGACCAGCGTCACCGCGGACGCGATCTGCGGCGCGGGTTGCGCCATCCGCGGCTCGAATCCTGCGGCATTGCATGCGGCGACGATGTCGTCGAACAGCGCGCTGCCGGCCTCCCGAGGCACTTGCACGAACGACTCGTCGGCCAGCTCGGCCAGATCGATGCGCCGACGCTGCGCCAGCCGATGCGCGACGGGCAGCGCGACATACATCGGCTCCTCGTCCCAGTCGGTCACCCGCAACGTCGCGGCGACACGGCGTTCCGGCCGCACGATCGCGACGTCGAGGCGCCCGGCATCCAGCTCGTCCAGCAAGACGCCCGAGGTCGCTTCCTGCAACGTCAGCTCCGCATCCGGAAACGCCTCCCGAAAGCGGCGAATCAGATCCGACACTTTCGAATTGAACGCCGCCGTCCCGGTGAAGCCGACCCGCAGATGGCCGGTTTCCCCGCGCGCAGCCCGCCTTGCCGCCCGTGCTGCACGCTCGGCATCGTCGAGCACGCGGCGCGCCTCTTCCGCGAAGACCTCGCCCGCCAGCGTCAGCTCGGCGCCGCGCGCGGTCCGCTTGAACAGCTCCACGCCGAGTTCGCTCTCGAGCGCCTTGATCTGCTGGCTCAACGGCGGCTGACCGATGCCGAGCGTTTCGGCAGCCTTGGTGAAATTCGACGTGGCCGCCACGGCCAGAAAGTATCGGAGATGCCTGAGTTCCATTCGCTACGTGACCTCGCGGTGAGCCGGGCTGGCTCGTCAGCCAGTGGTTAAACATATCGCTACGGTTTCTTTCATATATTGGACATATACATGACGGTGCGCAAGAATTCAGGCATTCCAACGCACATCGAGTGCACCCATGTCCTCCCCCTCGATTTCCCGATCCATGCCCGGAACGCAGAACGCCGCGCCCGATGCGCTACCTGCCGGCGTTTCCCCGCGCTCGGCCGCGTACAAGCGCATCGCGCTGGCGCTCTTCCTCGCCGGCTTTTCCACCTTCTCGCTGCTGTACTGCGTCCAGCCGCTGCTTCCCGCGTTCGCACGGGAGTTCGGGCTGGGCGCGGCATCGAGTTCGCTGTCGTTGTCGCTGTCGACCGGGATGCTGGCGGTCTCGATTTTGTGCGCCGGCGCACTGTCCGAACGCGTCGGACGACGCGGGCTGATGTTCGCGTCGATGACGTTGGCCGCACTGTTCAATGTGCTCGCCGCGCTGTCGCCCAACTGGAACCTGCTGCTGGTCTGGCGTGCGCTCGAAGGTTTCGCGCTGGGCGGCGTCCCGGCGGTCGCGATGGCCTATCTCGCCGAAGAAATCGCGTCCGACGGGCTCGGTTTCTCGATGGGGCTCTATGTCGGCGGCACCGCGTTCGGCGGCATGGTCGGCCGGATCGGCATGAGCGCACTGGAAGAGCACTTCTCGTGGCGGACGGCGATGCTGACGATCGGCGTCGTCGATCTCGTCGCGGCAGTTGCCTTCGTGATGCTGCTGCCGCAATCGCGACGCTTCGTGAAGCGCACCGATCTGACGCTGCGCCACCATTTGCGGCTGTGGAACGCGCAACTGCGTCACGCGCGGCTGCCGTTCGTGTTCGCGATCGGCTTCCTGGTGATGGGCGCGTTCGTGACGATCTACAACTACGCAGGGTTCCGGCTCACCGCGGCCCCTTTCAACCTGAGCTCGACCCAGTGCGGCCTGATCTTCGGCGCCTACCTGTTCGGGATGGTGTCGTCATCGAGCGCCGGCGCGCTCGCCGACCGTGTCGGGCGCGCACCGGTGCTTGTCAGCGGCATTCTCGTATTCGCGGCGGGCCTCGCGCTGACGCTGTCGCACTCGCTCGTCGCGATCGTCGTCGGCATCGTGCTCGTCACGATCGGCTTCTTCGTCGCCCATGCGGTCGCGAGCGGCTGGGTCGGCCAGCTCGCGGGATCCGCGAAGGGGCACGCCGCATCGCTGTACCTGCTTGCGTACTATCTCGGGTCGAGCGTGCTCGGTTCGGTCGGCGGGTCGTTCTGGCAACACGGCGCGTGGGCGAGCGTCGCCGCGTATGTCGCGGTGCTGCTCGCTCTCGGGTTGCTGGCTGCACGGCGATTGGCACGCGCGTAAAGGACGTTGCGGGCGCGGCGGGCACTGCAATGTGCGGGCAGTTGTCGGACCCGCGTCGAACAGGTGCCGGAGCCGGGTTCGACGAACGGGCGCGTCCGGCACGGCAAGCATCGTTCATTCCGGACACGACTGCTGGCGGTACGACCCGAGCGCCAGCAGTCGCTGTGCGCGCAGCACGACAGGACGGTCGATCATCTTCCCGTCGATGGTGATGACCGCGCCGTTTTCGCGCGACACAGCGTCCATGACCCGGGCAGCCCAGTCGAGTTCGTGATCGCCGGGCCCGTAACAGGCATGCACGGCCGCGATCTGCTTCGGATGAATGCAAAGCTTCGCGCCGAAGCCGTGCTGCTTCCCGTTTCGCGTGTCGGCGCTCAGTCGATCCGTATCGTGGATATCCGCTGTCACGCCGTCGACCGGCGATTCGATTTCCGCCACACGCGACACCAATGCGAGTTGCGTGCGGTACGGATTCAGCGCTGCGCCGGGGTCATCGGTACCCATATCGGCAATGAAATCCAGCGTGCCGAACATCAATCGCGCGACACACGGCGCCTTCGCGATTTCCAGCGCCGACCACATTCCGCGAGCGGTTTCGATCAACGGGAAAATCGGGATCCGGCGCCGGGCCCTTCTCACGACCTCGACAATGTCATCCGGCCCCTCGGCCTTCGGCACGACTATCCCGGCGATGCCGTCCAGCGCGCCGATCATCGCGTCGTGCTCGAACCATGGCGTTCCTCGCCCGTTGACACGCACCAGGACCGGGCGACTGCGCGACGCCCACGCGGCGACGTTCTCTCGCGCGACGTCCTTCGCAGCGGGTTCGACCGCGTCCTCGAGATCGACGATGACCGCGTCGGCACCGCTCGACAGGGCGCCCGGAAACCGTTCCGACCTATTTCCCGGGACAAACAGATAAGACTGAGGAGTCCATACCGATGAGGATGACATTTCCGATTCCTGTATCCGGATACTTATTTCAATGACGAACCGCCAACGCTGCCTTGCGCGTTGCTCCGCCCCAGATAGAGTGCCGCCACGGCGCTCACGAACGACATGAAGGCCAGGTAGCCTGCGACCGCGTAGACCGTGTGGAACGTCTCGTAGAGCCAGAGAGAGATCATCGGCGCGGGGCCTCCCGCGATGATCGAAGCGCCTTGATAGCCCAGCGAGGCTCCGCTATAGCGGATATGTGCAGGGAACGACTCCGCGATGAACGACGCCTGGGATCCGTACATCGAAGCGTGAACCACCATGATGATGACCGTCCCCGCGACCACCGCTGCGGGAAGCCGCGTATTGAGCATCGCAAAGTACGGGAACGCGAAAAGCATCATGCAGATCGCGCCCGCCGTATAGGTTCTGGCCCGGCCGATGCGATCGGCGATGTAGCCGAAGAACGGCAACGCGAAGCAGGCGACGACTGCCGCGATCAGCACTGCATTGAGAATGAATTCTTTCCCGAGTGCAAGGTTCTTCGACCCGTACAACACCGCGAACGTCGTCAGCATGTAGAAGGCGGTCTGCTCGCTCGGCCGAATCAGCGCCGACAACAGGATCGCGCGCCACTCCGTCCGGATCGCCTCCCCGAGCGGTCCCTTCGATCGATCCGCTTGCTTGTTCGCCTCGATGAAATCCGGCGTCTCCGGCACGCCAAACCGGATCAGCAGGCCGACGAGCAGCAGTACACCGCTCGCGAGGAACGGAATCCGCCAGCCATAGTCGAGCAGCGCATCGCCGGACCAATGGCTGCATGCGCTCCACACGATCACCGAGACCACCAGACCGAGCGGCACGCCGATATTGGGCAGGGATGCCATGAAGCCGCGCCGCTTGCCGGTATGCGACTCCATCGACAGCAGCACCGCGCCGCCCCACTCGCCGCCGACGCCGATACCCTGCAGAAAGCGTAGCGCCACGAGCAACCAGGCCGCGAGCGGACCGAGCGTCTCCGCTGTCGGCAACAAACCCACGGCGAGTGTCGCGATGCCCATCAGGCTCAGGGTGGCGACGAGCGTGGACTTCCGCCCTACTCGATCGCCCATGTGACCGAACAGCGCCCCGCCGAGCGGACGCGAAACGAATCCGACGAAGATCGTTGCAAACGACGCCATCAAGCCGTCGGCACTGCCGTGCGCGAAAAACAGCTTCGGGAACACGAGCGCCGCGGCGGTACCGTAGATGAAGAAGTCGTACCATTCGATCGTCGTGCCGATGACGCTCGCGAGCGCGGCCCTGCGCTCGATGCGGCGAGCTGCGCCGACGTCGCCCGACGGCGATGTATACGGGATGGATTGCTGTTGCATCGTCTGTCTCCTGATTTTTTTTGAATCGAATCGCGTCGTAAGCCGGGCGACTCAGAAAGTGGCTTCGGCGCGCATCGACACGCTGCCGTCCGGTAACGCAACCCACAGCACGAGCCGATCGCCGTCGTTCGCGGCGTTGAGGGTCAGCGCGTTGCCGAGAATCGACGGCTTCAGGCCGCGATAGCCGAATGCTTTAACGGGTCTGCCGCTCACCTCCTCCGCGAACGCCGCAAGCCATGTCGCATTCAGCGGGCCATGAATCACGAGGTTCGGATAGCCTTCGACTTCGCGGCAATAATCGGCGTCGTAATGAATGCGGTGTCCGTTGAACGTCAGCGCCGAATAGCGAAACAGCATCGTGGAATCCGGCTCGATCCGGCGGCTGCGCTGCGCGACCGGCATCTCGACATTGGCCGCCGCGGAACCGGCGCCCGTCGCGCCCTTGTAGACGATGTCGTGATACTCGGTGAGCACCCGGTTACCTTCGTGCAGCAACTCGTGCAGCACCTTCACGAACACGAGCTCGCCGCTGCGTCCCTGCTTGTGGTCGACCGACACCACCGTGGACCGCTTTTCGACGCGGGCATCGAGCGGCGCGGGGGCATGGAATTCGAGTTGCCCTCCCGCCCACATGCGATTAGGCAACGTCACCGGCGGCAGGAAGCCGCCGCGTGCCGGATGTCCGTCACGGCCCAGCGCGATCGGCGGCTCGCCACTAAGGAAGTACAACCAGTGCCACAGCGGGGGCAACGCCGCACCTTCGACGAGATCGGACTGAGGCCACCCAAGCGTCGCCGCCATCAAGCGTGCGTGGCGAGACGACAGAATGTCGTGATCGGTTCGGGATTTGCCCACCCACTCGCGCAGATGTCCAATGTCGACCGTGCTCATGCGACCACCCCCAGGCGTGCCATGGAAAATTCGGCCCGCAGCAGCTCGCTGTGCTCGCCGAGCCCGGGCGCGGACGCGAAATGCCCGGCATCCCACGGCGCCTGCACCGCGGGGGCGATCATCTGCAATGCGCCGCCGCCGACTGCCATTGGCCAGGTCCGCAGCGCCGGATGCCGCGCCATCTGTGCAACCGATCGCACCTGACCGTAGGCCGTGTTCGAATCCGCGAGACGCGCCAGCGCTTCGTCGACGTCGATCGTCGCAAACGCGTCCGCGATGATCCGGTCGAGCGCTTCGCGATGGCGGACGCGTTCCGTGTTCGATGCGAAGCGCGGGTCGGTGCCGAGCTCCGGCCGCCGCATGAAACGCACGCAGAATTGCTGCCACTCGCGCTCGTTCTGGATGCTGATCACGATATCGTTCGCATCGCGCGTGGTGAATGCGCCGTACGGCGCGATCGACGGGTGCTTGAGACCCAGGCGCTTCGGCGCGCCCTTCCCGTAAACCTCGTGCAGATAGGGAATCGACATCCAGTCCGCGGCACCGTCGAACAACGACACCGACACCCCCGATCCGCGCCCGGTCCGCTCGCGCAGCGCCAGCGCCGACAGGACGGCGATGGTCGCGTTCATGCCCGCGCCGATGTCGCAGATCGATACGCCGATGCGCCCGCAAGCGTCCGGCGCGCCGCTGATGCCGGCAAGGCCGCTTTCGCATTGGACGAGCAGGTCGTACGCTTTCAGATTGCTCGCTTCGTTATCGGTGCCGTAGCCGCTGATATCGCACGTAATCAGACGCGGGTAACGCTCGCGCAGGGAATCGCTGCCGAAGCCGGCCCGGGCCAGCGCACCCGGCGCGAGATTCTGGACGAACACGTCGGCGCCGGCGAGCATGCGATGCAGCAGTTCGGCATCCTCCGTATTCTTGAAGTCCAGCACGATGGACTCCTTGCCGCGGTTGGTCCACACGAAATACGACGCCTGCCCGTTGGCCGCATCGTCGTAGCCGCGTGCGAAGTCGCCCTCCGCGCGCTCGACCTTGATCACGCGTGCGCCCATTTCGGCGAGCCGGCCCGTGCACAGCGGTGCGGCCAGTGCCTGCTCGATCGCGACGACGACGAGCCCCTCGAGCGGCCGGCTCGCCGATGCATCGTTCCTGATCCCGTTCATTCGTGTCTCCTCCTTGCCAGTTTGCAAGGTCGAGTATCGATGAACGGGCGGAACGGATACAGCGAGCTTTTACGAACGATCCGTTCGAATTTGACGAAACCTCTGGCTTCATCCGTCAGCACAACGCCCTTTATTTCGTCGATGCTATGCTTTTTCCACGTGTATTTTCGAATTCTTCGAATGGTATGACATACGACCTGACTGACCTGAAGGTGTTTCTGGCGATCGCGGAGGAAGAAAACGTGTCGCGTGGCGCAGAGCGATGCCATCTGGCCGCATCGTCCGCCAGCTTGCGGATGAAGAACCTCGAAGAAACGCTCGGCGTCACGCTGCTGACTCGCCAGGCAAGAGGCGTCACGCTGACGCCGGCAGGTCGCGTGTTTCGCGAGCACGCGGGACGATGTCTGGCCCAGCTCGAACAGATGCATGCCGATTTGCGGCCTTTCTCGCTCGGCATGTCGGGACACGTAACGGTTTTCGCGAACAACAACGCAATCAGCACCCATCTGCCAGGCGACCTCGCGCGCTTCTTCGCGGCCTATCCGAATGTCCGGATCACGCTGGAAGAGCGCACGAGTCACGACATCGTGGCCGCGGTCGTTGCCGGTCGCGCGGAAGTCGGCGTGGTCGCACTCGAGACCGAGCATCCAGCGCTGGCGTTCCTACCCTATCGGAAAGACCAGCTCGTCCTGCTCACGCCGATCAAACATCCGCTCGCGGCGCAGCCGTCGGTCGGCTTTCGTCAATGCCTTGGTCATCCGTTCATCAGTCTGCAATCGGGCGCGGCACTGCATACGTTCCTGATGAATCACGCCGCGGCGCTCGGCGGACGCCTGGACGTTCGCGTCCAGGTTTCCGGGTATCGCGCGATCTCCCGACTGGTCGCATCCGGCGCCGGCATCGGCATCGTGCCGCGAACGGCCATCGAACCGGGCGATCATGAACAGTTCGCCATCGTCGAACTCGAAGAACCCTGGTCGCAACGGGACCTGCGGGTCTGCGTACCGCGCAATCCGGGCGACAAGAATATCTACCGCGACAAACTCGTCGAGATCCTCTGCGACACGCGACACGACTCGATCGTCGCGCCGGCCCCATAGCGGACTGCATGCGGTCCGAACGCTCGCGCTTACTGTCCGCCGCCCGCCTCGACGCACCGCGTCAACCGCCGGGCGCATGGAATTCGGCGATGGCTTTCCACATCAATACCGGGTTCGAATACATCGGGAAATGCCCGCAATCCGGAATTTCGGACAGCACGACACCCTGCGCCTCGATAGCGCTCAAGTACGAAAGCGACGCGTTCTGCTCGCCGTACATGAACATCCGCGGAAACGGCAGCCCGAGGAATTTGCGCATCAGGTCGCCGTGGTCGGACAGATCGACCATCGAACGGAAGATCCCGCCGACGGCGTCGGCCCGCACCTTGTGACGCAGGCTGGCCGAATACAGCGCGCTCGCATAGGCCGGCGCGCGACGGGTTCGCTCGATGAAATCGTCGAGGAAGCGGTCTGCGCTATCGCGCGGATGGTCGGCGATCTGGCGGCTCAGGAAACAATCCTCGGGGGCAATGTTCCCTTCGATGTCGACGAAGCTCAGCACGCGCTCCGGATACCGGTGCGCGAGCATCAGCGCCGTCAGCCCGCCCATCGAATGACCGACCAGATGGAATCGCTCGAAGCCCATCCGGTCGATCACGTTCAACGCCGTTTCGACGAGAAACGGGATCGAGATCTTCGACAGGTCCGCGCATCGCGTTTCCCCGCAACCCGGCGCGTCATAAGCGACGAAGGGCCGATCGTCGAATGTGCGGTGGCGCACGATATCCGCGTAGTCTTCCTTCGTCGAACCGAAGCCGTGGAGGAACACGATCGGCGTCTTGTGGCCGCCGCGATAAATGGCCGAAACGTCCAGTGCGGTGTTGTCGACGGCGAACGAAAACCGCGACGGGGAAAATTCGTCAGTCATCCAGTCGATTCCCGAGTAGAGGTGGCATAGCGCGCGCCTCGGCGCGACATGCGCCGACCGAGGCGGGACTGCCGGAACCGGACAACGACGTTCAGCCCGCCAGCGTCCGGCAGAAGTCCTGGACCGCCGTGCACGCGCGTTGCAACGACGGGTCGTCCAGCGCATAAGCGATCCGGATGTACGGACCCAGTCCGAAAGCACTGCCGTGCACGGTGGCGACGCCTGCTTCGTCGAGCAATGCGTTCACCACGTCTTCGTCGCTTTCGAGTCGCACGCCCGCACGTGTCGTCTTGCCGATCAGCGCTGCGCACGACGCGAACGCATAGAACGCGCCCTGCGGGACGTCGCACCGCAATCCCGGCGCCTGGTTGAGCTGTTCGACGACGAGATCGCGACGGCGCTGGAATGCAGCGCGGGAGTGCACGATGAAATCCTGCGGCCCGGTCAGCGCGGCCAATGCGGCGTGCTGCGAAATCGTCGACGCACCGGACGTCTGCTGCCCCTGAAGCTTCTCCATCGCATCGATCAGCCAGCGCGGCCCGGTACCGAAACCGATGCGCCAGCCCGTCATCGCATAGGCCTTGGACACGCCGTTCATCGTCAGCACGCGTTCGCGCAGGCGCGGCTCGACCTGCGCGATCGTGAAAAATTCGATGCCGTCGAAAATCAAGTGCTCATAGATATCGTCGGACAGCACCAGCACATGCGGATGCGCGAGCAGAACGTCGGCAAGCGCCTGCAGTTCCGCGCGGCTGTATACCGCACCCGTCGGATTGGACGGCGAGTTCAGGATCAGCCAGCGCGTGCGCGGCGTGATCGCCGCTTGCAGCGCGTCCGGCGTGAGCTTGAAGCCGCTTTCCGCACCGCAGGCGACAGCAACGGATCGGCCGCCGCAAAGCTGCACGATCTCCGGATAGCTGACCCAGTACGGCGCCGGAACGATGACTTCGTCGCCTTCGTTCAGGGTCGCGGCCAGCGCATTGAAGATCACCTGCTTGCCGCCGCTGCAGACGAGCGTGTCGCGCCAGTCCACGTCGAGCCCGTTCTCGCGACGGAACTTGTCGGCAATCGCTTCACGCAACGCGCGCAGCCCAGCCACCTGCGTATAGCGCGTGTGGCCGGCACGGATCGCCGTGATGCCGGCCTCGCGCACGTGCTCGGGCGTATCGAAGTCCGGCTCGCCGGCGCTCAGCGAGATCACCGCGGCACCGCTGGCACGCCGTGCGGCCACGCGGTCCATCACCTTGTAGGTGGCCGACGGGCGTGCCGCGGCCAGGAAGCGGTTCAGCGTGTCGATCGGTGCGTTCATCGCGCGGCCCGCCAGTTCGTCAGGCCCATCAGGTCCAGCGTGCTGCGGCCTGCGCGCAACGCGTCCATCATCCGCGCTTCCTTGTCGGCGCGCGCCTGCCCTTGGGTCAGCGTCCGTTCGACATGGGCCATCGGGATCACGAGGACGCCGTCATCGTCCGCGACGACCAGATCGCCGGCCGCCACCGGCGTGCCGGCAAAGCTGAGCGGCTGCCCGACCGAAGGCGCGCTCGCCTTGATCGTGCCGCGCATCGATATGCCGCGCGTGAATACCGGAAAGCGCCGCACAACCAGCGCCGCGATGTCGCGCACGCCGCCGTCGATCACCAGCCCCGCGACGCCGGCCGCCTCGGCCGCCACCGTCAATACTTCGCCCCAATAGCCCGACACGAAGCCGCCGGTCGATACGACGAGCACGCTGCCGCGCGGCACCTGCTCCATCGCGATGTGGATCGACAGGTTGTCGCCCGGCGAACATTCGAGCGGATAGGCCGGCCCGGCGACCGACGCGCCCGACCATACCGTGCGAATGGCGGGATCGACCGAACTGGTCGTGAGACCCGACGCCTCGTAAAGCGTCGAGGTCCCGAGCGCGCGAGCCTGGTCGAGCAGGTCCGCGCCATAGGTGTTGATCGTGGACATCAGGCTTTCCTTTGCAGCGTGTGGTAGCCGAGCGCGGCGCGCGCTTCGCCGAGCGTCTTGCCGAGTGCGAGCTGTTCGCGAATACGCGATTCGGTTCCTTCGATCTGCCGAGCGACTTCGGCCACTTCGCGCGCACGGCCGCGCGGCACGATGACGACGCCGTTGGCATCCGCGACGACGATGTCGCGCGCCGCCACGCGCACGGTGCCGATCCCGACGGTGGCGTTCACCGCTTCGACCTGCACGCGATCCTTGCCGGTACGCATGAAACGCCCGGCCGTGAACAACGGGTAGTTGTCGCGCAGCGCCTTGTTCACGTCGCGGCACACGCCGTCGATCACGGTGCCCGCGATGCCGCGCAGCCCCGCGTACTGGGTCATGATGTCGCCCCATACGGTGCAGTCGGTGCGACCGTCGTTATCGATCACGACGACATCGCCTTCCGCAACGTCGTCGATGAAATCGCCGACGGTACCGGGCGGCACGCCGGCCGGCACGTACCTGACCGTGAACGCGGGGCCGACGACGACGTGCGGATAATCGGTCAGCGGCATGACACCCAGTGCCTGCCCGTGCAGAACCAGCTTGTCCATCGCGTCCGACACACCGGGCGTATCGAGGCCCGCGAACAGCGCGACCAGTTCCCGGTCTTCCGCTCGAGCCTTGCGCGGATTCGTCATATCCAGTACTCCAGGTAAATGATCGGC
Encoded proteins:
- a CDS encoding LysR family transcriptional regulator — its product is MTYDLTDLKVFLAIAEEENVSRGAERCHLAASSASLRMKNLEETLGVTLLTRQARGVTLTPAGRVFREHAGRCLAQLEQMHADLRPFSLGMSGHVTVFANNNAISTHLPGDLARFFAAYPNVRITLEERTSHDIVAAVVAGRAEVGVVALETEHPALAFLPYRKDQLVLLTPIKHPLAAQPSVGFRQCLGHPFISLQSGAALHTFLMNHAAALGGRLDVRVQVSGYRAISRLVASGAGIGIVPRTAIEPGDHEQFAIVELEEPWSQRDLRVCVPRNPGDKNIYRDKLVEILCDTRHDSIVAPAP
- a CDS encoding alpha/beta fold hydrolase, which gives rise to MTDEFSPSRFSFAVDNTALDVSAIYRGGHKTPIVFLHGFGSTKEDYADIVRHRTFDDRPFVAYDAPGCGETRCADLSKISIPFLVETALNVIDRMGFERFHLVGHSMGGLTALMLAHRYPERVLSFVDIEGNIAPEDCFLSRQIADHPRDSADRFLDDFIERTRRAPAYASALYSASLRHKVRADAVGGIFRSMVDLSDHGDLMRKFLGLPFPRMFMYGEQNASLSYLSAIEAQGVVLSEIPDCGHFPMYSNPVLMWKAIAEFHAPGG
- a CDS encoding pyridoxal phosphate-dependent aminotransferase produces the protein MNAPIDTLNRFLAAARPSATYKVMDRVAARRASGAAVISLSAGEPDFDTPEHVREAGITAIRAGHTRYTQVAGLRALREAIADKFRRENGLDVDWRDTLVCSGGKQVIFNALAATLNEGDEVIVPAPYWVSYPEIVQLCGGRSVAVACGAESGFKLTPDALQAAITPRTRWLILNSPSNPTGAVYSRAELQALADVLLAHPHVLVLSDDIYEHLIFDGIEFFTIAQVEPRLRERVLTMNGVSKAYAMTGWRIGFGTGPRWLIDAMEKLQGQQTSGASTISQHAALAALTGPQDFIVHSRAAFQRRRDLVVEQLNQAPGLRCDVPQGAFYAFASCAALIGKTTRAGVRLESDEDVVNALLDEAGVATVHGSAFGLGPYIRIAYALDDPSLQRACTAVQDFCRTLAG
- a CDS encoding RraA family protein, which encodes MSTINTYGADLLDQARALGTSTLYEASGLTTSSVDPAIRTVWSGASVAGPAYPLECSPGDNLSIHIAMEQVPRGSVLVVSTGGFVSGYWGEVLTVAAEAAGVAGLVIDGGVRDIAALVVRRFPVFTRGISMRGTIKASAPSVGQPLSFAGTPVAAGDLVVADDDGVLVIPMAHVERTLTQGQARADKEARMMDALRAGRSTLDLMGLTNWRAAR
- a CDS encoding RraA family protein; the protein is MTNPRKARAEDRELVALFAGLDTPGVSDAMDKLVLHGQALGVMPLTDYPHVVVGPAFTVRYVPAGVPPGTVGDFIDDVAEGDVVVIDNDGRTDCTVWGDIMTQYAGLRGIAGTVIDGVCRDVNKALRDNYPLFTAGRFMRTGKDRVQVEAVNATVGIGTVRVAARDIVVADANGVVIVPRGRAREVAEVARQIEGTESRIREQLALGKTLGEARAALGYHTLQRKA